One segment of Solanum lycopersicum chromosome 1, SLM_r2.1 DNA contains the following:
- the LOC138347206 gene encoding probable carbohydrate esterase At4g34215, producing the protein MAKFMALLMIMALSYFTAIANSQVKNIFLLAGQSNMSGLGGVVNNTWDGIVPPECSPNPAILKLDAKLQWVEATEPLHADIDANVTCGIGPGMPFANSLLNKTSFLGEIGLVPCAMAGNRISQWQKGTFLYNQLVMRAKAVAVQECGVTRAMLWYQGESDTTLLSNANAYKGKMQQFFTDLRSDVGIPDLLIIQVNFNSVLPPFQ; encoded by the exons ATGGCAAAATTCATGGCATTGCTTATGATCATGGCTTTATCTTATTTTACAGCTATAGCAAATTCACAGGTGAAGAACATTTTCTTACTAGCTGGACAGAGCAACATGTCCGGCCTAGGAGGCGTCGTTAATAACACATGGGATGGTATAGTTCCGCCGGAGTGCAGCCCAAATCCGGCCATCCTCAAACTTGATGCCAAACTTCAATGGGTGGAGGCAACTGAACCTTTACATGCAGATATCGACGCGAATGTTACTTGTGGGATTGGTCCAG GTATGCCCTTTGCAAATTCTTTGTTGAATAAAACTTCGTTTCTGGGGGAAATAGGGTTGGTACCATGCGCGATGGCTGGGAACAGAATCAGTCAATGGCAAAAGGGGACTTTCCTTTACAATCAGTTGGTGATGAGAGCCAAGGCTGTTGCAGTGCAAGAATGTGGGGTAACTAGAGCTATGCTTTGGTATCAAGGGGAGAGTGACACAACATTACTGAGTAATGCAAATGCTTATAAAGGAAAAATGCAGCAATTTTTCACTGACTTGAGAAGTGATGTTGGGATACCAGATCTTTTGATTATCCAGGTAAACTTTAATTCggtactccctccatttcaataa
- the LOC101262155 gene encoding probable carbohydrate esterase At4g34215 — translation MAKSMVLLLIMALSYFTSIANSQVKNIFLLAGQSNMSGLGGVVKNIWDGIVPPECSPNPAILKLDANLQWVKATEPLHADIDVNVTCGIGPGMPFANSLLNKTSCFGIVGLVPCAMAGNKISEWQKGTFLYNQLVMRAKASTMQEYGIIRGMLWYQGESDTMSQSDANSYKEKMQQFFTDLRNDVGIPELLIIQVALASGGKHYTEIIREAQLNPGIANVVTVDAKGLQLQKDNLHLTASSQVLLGQMMVDAFLETILTTTSSINC, via the exons ATGGCAAAGTCCATGGTATTGCTTCTGATCATGGCTTTATCTTATTTTACATCTATAGCAAATTCACAGGTGAAGAACATCTTCTTACTAGCTGGACAGAGCAACATGTCCGGCCTAGGAGGTGTTGTGAAGAACATATGGGATGGTATCGTTCCGCCGGAGTGTAGCCCTAATCCGGCCATCCTTAAACTTGATGCCAATCTTCAATGGGTGAAGGCAACTGAACCTTTACATGCAGATATTGACGTGAATGTTACTTGTGGGATTGGTCCAG GTATGCCCTTTGCAAATTCTTTGTTGAACAAAACTTCATGTTTTGGGATAGTAGGGCTGGTACCATGCGCGATGGCGGGGAACAAAATAAGTGAATGGCAAAAGGGGACTTTCCTTTACAATCAGCTGGTGATGAGAGCCAAGGCTTCTACAATGCAAGAATATGGGATAATTAGAGGTATGCTATGGTATCAAGGGGAGAGTGACACAATGAGCCAGAGTGATGCAAAttcttataaagaaaaaatgcaACAATTTTTCACTGACTTGAGAAATGATGTTGGAATACCAGAGCTTTTGATTATCCAG GTGGCTCTAGCTTCAGGAGGAAAACATTACACAGAAATAATAAGAGAAGCACAGTTAAATCCTGGCATTGCTAATGTAGTAACTGTTGATGCCAAGGGCTTGCAGTTGCAAAAAGACAATTTACACCTTACTGCTTCTTCACAAGTTCTTCTAGGACAAATGATGGTTGATGCTTTTCTTGAGACAATCTTAACCACAACCTCATCTATTAATTGTTAA
- the LOC101268140 gene encoding uncharacterized protein, protein MSIPKELYPTEDDLPYEEEILRNPFSLKQWWRYLVARADAPFTKRRVLYERALQALPGSYKIWHAYLRERLELVRNLPINHSLYQALNNTFERALVTMHKMPKIWIMYLVSLTQQKLVTRTRRTFDRALCALPVTQHDRIWEHYLVFVSQRGIPIETSLRVYRRYLKYDPSHIEDLLEFLLNSELWQEAAERLAGVLNDDRFYSIKGKTKHRLWLELCDLLTQHATEISGLNVDAIIRGGIKKFTDEVGRLWTSLADYYIRRKLVEKARDIFEEGMTTVVTVRDFSVIFDAYSQFEESMLALKMEEMSDSEVEDEGTNGEVGAEEDVDEEDDRLNVAKLEKKLKEFWLNDDKDIDLRLARLEHLMDRRPELANSVLLRQNPHNVEQWHRRVKLFEGNPTKQILTFTEAVRTIDPMKAVGKPHTLWVAFAKLYENHKDIANARVIFDKAVQVNYKTVDHLASVWCEWAEMELRHRNFKGALELMRRATAEPTVEVKRRVAADGNEPVQIKLHKSLRLWLLFVDLEESLGSLESTRVVYERILDLRIATPQIIINYAVLLEDHKYFEDAFKVYERGVKIFKYPHVKDIWVTYLSKFVKRYGKSKLERARELFEHAVEQTPADAVKPLYLQYAKLEEDYGLAKRAMRVYDQATKAVPANEKLSMYEIYIARAAEIFGVPRTREIYEQAIESGLPDKDVKVMCLKYAELEKSLGEIDRARALYKHSSQFADPRSDPDFWNKWHEFEVQHGNEDTFREMLRVKRSVSASYSQTHFILPEYLMQKDQMQTLEEAKDVLKKAGIADDEMAALERQLVPPENGTKSKEESRVVGFVSAGVVESNGQKVTANNEDIELPEESDSEEDDDKVEIALKEVPDAVFGGLIRKRDEGDEAEDNSTAKNKDSDGPLGALERIKRRKQAAS, encoded by the exons ATGTCAATTCCAAAGGAGCTCTATCCCACCGAAGATGACCTCCCGTACGAGGAAGAGATCCTCAGAAATCCGTTCAGTCTTAAGCAGTGGTGGCGCTATCTAGTGGCACGAGCAGATGCGCCATTTACAAAACGAAGAGTGCTTTACGAACGAGCTCTACAAGCTCTCCCCGGAAGCTACAAAATATGGCACGCGTATCTCCGCGAACGTCTAGAGCTAGTTCGGAATCTTCCAATCAACCACTCGCTGTATCAAGCTCTAAACAACACTTTCGAGAGAGCGCTTGTTACAATGCACAAAATGCCAAAGATTTGGATCATGTACTTGGTGAGTTTAACTCAACAGAAGCTCGTTACTCGAACTAGACGCACTTTCGATAGAGCATTGTGTGCATTACCTGTTACTCAACATGATAGGATTTGGGAACATTATTTAGTGTTTGTTAGTCAAAGGGGAATTCCTATTGAAACGTCACTTAGGGTTTATAGGAGGTACTTGAAGTATGACCCTTCCCATATTGAGGATTTGCTTGAGTTTTTGTTGAATTCTGAGCTGTGGCAGGAGGCGGCAGAGAGGTTAGCTGGTGTATTAAATGATGATCGGTTTTATTCTATTAAAGGGAAGACTAAACATAGGCTTTGGTTGGAGCTATGTGACTTGTTAACACAGCATGCTACTGAAATATCAGGTTTGAATGTGGATGCGATAATTAGAGGTGGGATTAAGAAGTTTACTGATGAGGTTGGGAGGCTTTGGACATCGTTGGCGGATTATTACATTAGGAGGAAGTTGGTTGAGAAGGCAAGAGATATTTTCGAAGAAGGGATGACAACTGTGGTGACTGTTAGGGATTTTAGTGTTATCTTTGATGCATACTCCCAGTTTGAGGAGAGTATGCTTGCCTTGAAAATGGAGGAGATGAGTGATAGTGAGGTGGAGGATGAAGGGACTAACGGTGAGGTTGGGGCAGAGGAAGATGTGGATGAGGAGGATGATAGGTTGAATGTGGCAAAATTGGAGAAGAAGCTTAAAGAGTTTTGGCTAAATGATGATAAGGATATTGACTTGAGATTAGCGAGGTTAGAACATCTTATGGATAGGAGGCCAGAGCTTGCGAATAGTGTGCTTTTGAGGCAAAATCCGCATAATGTAGAGCAGTGGCATAGAAGGGTAAAACTATTCGAAGGGAATCCAACAAAGCAAATATTAACGTTCACTGAGGCAGTTAGAACTATTGACCCAATGAAAGCTGTGGGGAAGCCACATACTTTGTGGGTTGCATTTGCAAAACTTTATGAAAACCATAAGGATATTGCAAATGCAAGAGTCATCTTTGATAAGGCAGTGCAGGTGAATTATAAAACTGTTGATCATCTGGCTAGTGTTTGGTGTGAATGGGCCGAGATGGAACTACGTCACAGGAATTTCAAGGGTGCTCTAGAACTGATGAGACGTGCCACTGCTGAACCAACTGTTGAGGTCAAACGGAGAG TTGCTGCTGATGGAAATGAACCAGTGCAAATTAAGCTACACAAATCTCTAAGGCTTTGGTTACTGTTTGTGGATTTGGAGGAGAGTCTAGGAAGCTTAGAGTCAACTCGTGTGGTCTATGAGCGAATTTTGGATCTGAGAATTGCTACACCACagattataataaattatgcaGTACTTCTGGAG GATCACAAGTACTTTGAGGATGCATTCAAGGTTTACGAGAGGGGTGTGAAGATCTTCAAGTACCCACATGTTAAGGATATATGGGTTACCTATCTTTCCAAATTTGTTAAGAGATATGGGAAGTCAAAGTTGGAACGAGCTAGAGAGTTATTTGAGCATGCTGTTGAACAG ACCCCTGCTGATGCTGTGAAGCCATTGTATCTTCAATATGCTAAATTAGAGGAAGACTATGGTCTTGCGAAGCGGGCTATGAGGGTTTATGATCAAGCTACAAAAGCTGTTCCAGCAAATGAGAAATTGAGCATGTACGAGATCTATATAGCTCGTGCAGCTGAGATATTTGGTGTTCCAAGAACACGGGAGATATATGAACAAGCAATTGAGTCTGGGCTTCCAGATAAGGATGTGAAAGTTATGTGCTTAAAGTATGCTGAACTTGAGAAGAGCCTAGGCGAGATTGATCGTGCTCGTGCACTGTACAAGCACTCATCACAATTCGCAGACCCTAGATCTGACCCTGATTTCTGGAACAAGTGGCATGAGTTTGAGGTGCAGCATGGTAATGAGGATACCTTCCGCGAGATGCTCCGTGTGAAGAGGAGTGTATCTGCAAGCTACAGCCAG ACGCATTTTATCCTACCAGAGTATCTCATGCAAAAGGATCAGATGCAGACCCTTGAGGAAGCAAAGGACGTTTTGAAAAAAGCCGGTATTGCTGATGATGAGATGGCAGCTCTTGAAAGACAGTTAGTGCCCCCTGAAAATGGTACAAAGAGCAAAGAAGAGAGTCGGGTAGTTGGATTTGTTAGTGCAGGAGTAGTTGAGTCAAATGGACAGAAAGTCACTGCAAACAATGAGGATATCGAGCTACCTGAGGAAAGTGATTCTGAagaggatgatgataaggttgAAATTGCACTGAAAGAAGTCCCTGATGCAGTGTTTGGAGGTCTAATCCGTAAGAGGGACGAAGGTGATGAAGCAGAAGACAACTCTACTGCCAAGAATAAAGATAGTGATGGCCCTCTTGGCGCGCTAGAAAGAATAAAACGAAGGAAACAAGCAGCATCTTAA